The DNA sequence aagtttaactaacggttttgtttcatccggcttcatagacaaatagagctgcatatcatcagcataacaatgaaagtgtatgctgtgattctggattatacttcccaatggctgcatgtataaactgaacaagattggccctagcactgaaccctgcggaacaccataacagacccttgactgttctgaagaaacctcatgtacatgaacaaactggaacctgtcagatagatatgatttaaaccaacgtagagctgtccctttaatcccaacaacatgctctaacctgtgcagtaaaatgccatgatctatagtgtcaaaagcagcactgaggtccagtagaaccagtatggacactaatcccttatctgaggtccagtagaaccagtatggaaactaatcccttatctgaggtccagtagaaccagtatggaaactaatcccttatctgaggtccagtagaaccagtatggaaactaatcccttatctgaggccataaggtcAGTTTTTCTAAGCTTTTAGATTTATGCAAAACGTACAGAGTGgcaattattttgttaattgttttctttttaaaaaggaaaacaacaataCAAAGATACAAAAAAGTACATTCAAGTCCCTTGATTATATTTCTGAATAACAAGTCAAACTCCACTCCCTGCTGATAAGAACATGTAAATCTACCTGTTGACGTCAGTAAATTTAATAGGTGAAACTCAAAGTTCATTCTTGTGACTGAACGGAGCTGAGACGCCATTTCAGGGTGGAGGTTATGAACTAAATACCTGAAATAAAAGGACTTAAATCTGTGATTCAGAGGGACATTTAACTGGTGAGTTTACCGATTAAAGGATACTTCAAAGATTTGAAGAAATGGATGAGAAAACTCTTAAAGATTTTCTGAGCTGCCACGTTTGTTTAGAGACTTTCAAAGATCCAGTGTCTCTGAGCTGCAGCCACAACTTCTGTTCAAGCTGCCTGAAAGAGTTCTgggaacaaaataaaagcagaaactgtcccatctgtaaaagaaaatcttctaAAGATCCTCTTGTGAACTTTTCACTGAAGGGAATTGCCGACTCTTTGGCTGGAAGACAGACAGGTGGATCGTCTGAgactgaaaaagaagaaaagagggaggaggaAGTTTGTAAGAAACACCCAGGAACAACTCCACTGTTCTGTAGAGACGAACAGAGAGCTGTGTGTCCTGTCTGTGAGTTTTCTCTGCACCAGAACCACAAAGTGGTTCCTGTAGAAGAAGCAGTCGgtgagctgaaggagctgctgaaatCTGACTTAAAGTCTCTGCAGGACAAGAGGAACAAATACAAACAAGTGGAGGAAACATATAAAGATGTGGTTCAACACTCGGAGAAGCAGCTGCTGTCCACAGAGAAGCAGATCAGAGCAGAGTTCAacaaactccagcagttcctgaaggaggaagaggagtccagACTGGCAGCtctgagggaggaagaggagcagaagGGGAGGAGGATCAgcagggagaggaagaggatccAGGAGCAGATCTCCTCTCTGTCAGACAGCATCTCTGCTGTTGAAGAAgagctgcagaaagacaacATGTCGTTCCTCAGCAGGTACAAACCCACTCGGGACAGAGCCAGAGAGCAGAGCTCAGTGTCAGATCCACGGCTGCTCTCAGGAACTCTGGTAGACGAGGCCAAACACCTGGGAAACCTGGCCTTCAGAGTCTGGGAGAAGATGGGGGACCAGGTCCACTTCAGCCCGCTGGTTCTGGACCCAAACACTGCAGGACGCTCTCTCTATCTGTCTGCTGATCTGACCAGTGTGAGGAAGGGAGATACATGGCAGCAGCTTCCTGATAATCCAGAGAGAAACGACAAGTATGCCAGTGTTTTTGGTTCTGAGGGTTTGACCTCAGGGAAACACAgctgggaggtggaggtgggagaTCATCCTGACTGGAATGTTGGTTTGGTTAAAGACTCCGTTGACAGGAAGAACAAGAGACATTCTTCACCTGAATATGGAATCTGGTGTTTATGGCATGGTGATGGAAAATACGCCAATGGTGTTAGTGAGATTGTCACGGTGGAGACGAGTCTCCGGAGGATCAGAGTCCAGCTGGACTATGATGGGGGGACGGTTTCCTTCTACAACGCTGAAGACATGACACACATCTGCACTCACAGAGACACTTTCACTGAGAAACTCTTCCCTTATTTCAATGTTGGAAAGTCTGGTGATGCAAAAACTTCTGAGATCAGAATCTGTCAGACAAGGAAAAGATAAACCTGAGATAAAGAAAatatatgtaccgtattttccgcactataaggcgcacctaaaagcctttaatttctcaaaaaccggcagtgcgccttatctgcagtgtgccttatagtgcggaaaatacggtatgtgtcTTTAATGTTTTGATGGAATAACTTTTCCAAGAGCAggattattttaagtaaaaagttCACATGTGCAAACAAACAAATCTCAAAAGGTTGAAAATATGAcacatttaaatattattgtaaaACATTCAGCGTATTTGTTCAGCGTTGAATAagataccaaaatataaaagTTTATAAAGTTGATATTCATTTTATCCAAGTTTGTATTCATGTTATAAATGTGCTGGAATTACTGGGACGAGATTTgatgttttactttcaaactttactgtttaaataaatgttgtaACCAGTTAGAAATATGACATAAAAATCCACCATGTTCCTAAATGTGAGAGCTATTTTTAATCAACCTGATGATTTTATAACATTCGAAGAGtaaaagtcaaataaaatcGGTATTAAAGAACATATTTCTGTGTAAATGTAAGTGTTCAAAAGTCAGAGTTTATAAGTCGCTCCTCAAGTTTCAGTCCAAAGATCAGAGTTTTTAAACAAACTGcaactaaaagatactaaaacaTGAAAAACTGTTTAAACGTCTAAAAACACAGCTGGTTCTCATGTGAGCAAATGTTTCATAATTGTTGCTTCATATCTTTTTAAACCGTTAAATGTATCATGtatgtttattttatcattCTTAACTGTGGTTCATAAAACCTTCATATGTGAaacattgattttgtttaagtttctttcaaTCAAACATCTGTATTAACCTGGTAAACAAACAGGAtcatgatttattttaattatttgataTCCTGATATAATAAACTGCATGTAATTTCtttttggggaaaataaaatatgaatgaagTGAAGTGACTTTGGTTTAATGAGTCTGTAAAAACAGGGAGATACAGGTTTCTATTTAAATCagcggttttcaaaaaaatatttccaaTTCCCCAAGGGGGGCCTGACTGAAACAGTTTGAAACCACTGGCTTGAAGCTCCTGAGAGGTTCCTGGTTCTGGGTGAACCGAGGGGGAATCACCACTAGAGGGAGTTTGAAGCcagttcctgctgctgctgctgctgctgggaggaTTAGTAATGttaatgataatataataattatgatgataataataatgatattaatactaattataataataataataataataataataataataataataataataataataataagctttatttgtatagcacctttccaaacacagttacaaggtgcttttacaaagcagaattaaaaggcagaatccaataaaatgacaaaaatataaaaacataagagcatagaaatacaataaaacattagaaaataatAACATTGGATATTATAAAGTACATTATTAGATGTTaagtaaaagcacatttaaaaaagtgtgtttttaaaagagatttaaaaatggaCAGACTCAGAgatatactactactaataataagattagattgttctttatttctccctcaatggggaacttcattaatgataataaacagaataattttaattttgaataaaataaaacaaagtaaagtaaaattggaaaaaaacaacaaattacaaattatgcaataaaaaaacactttccaataaacgtaataaaaaaaaaaaaaaaaaaactacaacaaagttataaaataacaaaaaatagctgtcgtcaaacacagatagtcgtattcttttttttgattcaaaaaaggaaaaaaaatatgacaatggtgctaaaaagagagaggaaaaaaaaagaaaacccacctaacttaacaattatcatgatatttcttcatcaaactggcttttattattcttttaaatgtaatgtttgatttgcattctttggcttctgtatccagattgttccataaacttgtaccttttacagaaacacaacgttccattcaTTTGGtcctgaattttgtttttttaaagatccctgttccttttaagttatacttattttctcttttttcaaaatgtttccacTTCTGAGTAATATTTCTCTCTGCAAAAACGGTTAATCTCAGAAAGAATAAAGTAAagaccggttccaaggtagcaccaactctttgctggtctgcTGAATGTCCATCATGCTTTCTGGATTGATCTGCAGTAATGTTTGCTTTTCTTAAAcccttgctgatgtctttccctcctAGGCTGAGCGCTTCAGGACAACAAACTGGCAAAACATTTGCTTTTATAGAAGTACAAACTTGTTAAGTCCTGTGGAAGTGGTTGGTTGGGAACGTTGTTAATGTTGCCTACTTTATTTTCCTATTTTTGTCTTTATCTTTGGTTAAAAGAAGCGTGATCTTGCATTTCCACGACTGCAACTGCTTCATAAACTTCACACAATCGTGTTTATTCAGTTAAAGTCAGTCCTTGATTTTCCCCGGACCGCCCGGACCCAGAGGAAGTTGTGAGGCGACCTtgtctccggttactccggttactccggttactccggttactccggtgaTTTTTAACTTATGTTTCCGTGGCTCTGAGATACAcgtaaattcatttatttatttcatccaAAACAAGTGAGAGCtcatcatttattttcttcagttCATCTGCTTTGAATCGACCCCATGTACATCAATTAAtgcaagagaaatatggaatagttggaacgacctaaaaatgtgcagttctatctacaagttcaagaaaatgtttaaagaaaatattgtaaataaatataaaacactataactataaagtatattatcaaaaacattctagaatgtgaaacatcAATTTTagattttgtcttatttattttgatgtcttctttatgcattgttgGTTTTCATGGATTAATGttaatgtttcagatttaagtCGATCGCAAGATAAAAAGGGTagaagcttcagcttcagccttaatcttttcggcaaaagcaatgtttattttacttttttcattttttgttttgtaaaaatggcTTAACTTGTACAAGGCTTAAGACCGAAATAAagaccattcattcattcattcattcattcattcattcattcattcattcacattctGTACATTTTATTCCTTTGTGCGAGCAGCAGACAAAACTAAAAAATGTGTTGTTGGTGTGAAAGACAAACTGGCAAAACATTTGCTTTTATAGAAGTACAAACTTGTTAAGTCCCATGGAAGTGGTTGGTTGGGAACGTTGTTAATGTTGCCTACTTTATTTTCCTATTTTTGTCTTTACCTTTGGTTAAAAGaagcaggccagaacgcagctcctgaggctccggcctgcaaacatgcacaaaaaagagaaaaggggggccagcacaagaaaccacaggagcgatggacaaaacgatagctatgagacatttataaaaatggaaatggagaagagaggaagggaagaggagaggagaagaagggtgagaggcaccgcccagcggatcatgtcggtgccccctgcagcataggcctatagcagcatatctaccatgaagctatatttgagactaactattatagtcttgggctgcgtcccaatactccccctcgccctcgttttcttcactacccctaacttttgcgcgttcccgtgaaggtagtggtgtcccaattcctcttttcaccaagggggagggggcataacgagggctaggggctgagaatagccccttcaaatcgagggatttcagatgctgacttggcgagcgagggggtatgaaaatttcccagaatgcttttgccgtaggctctgcgtcgatttgactcgccgaccgaaggcaaacaggcagactcgtctcagagaaatacagagaaataatcctgtgactcgtcagatttgttttggatgtttctgatataatagtcttcagcgcccacaccctgggtggggttggcgaaaggatctttctgtgtggagtttgcatgttctccccgtgttcccctgggtagctaatgggagctaccctcacaaaaacatgcacacagtcctgggctatacatgccccctctggccaaccggggaacagacggggtggggaggatccgagaaaccccaccctgtctggtgaaaagatgctgctcactcctcaggttaaggaggagacctgagctcagtgcagggccctcccggggttggtagaggatggcaatgcccaggactgtagcttaggtaggagcactgggtgataaaatggggaaaaaccgggataaaaatataaaaaaataaataaataaataatagtcttcagaaaccacaaagtaatccatctgttatctgggtaatttaaacactttcagataaagttgccgaagatcaagccagaataaagggatttatggttccgcgttacaccaacgcagagcctacggcgtaggttacgtaacctacgccgtaaggtctgcgtcgatgtacgcggcgacgcgcgccatacgccgtacccctcgccgtaggctctgcgtcgatttaacgcggacctaaactccggagccggcagacagaaatctctaaatttcggagcaaatttcttaacaggcgtagctataactgttagatttcatctattaaaccaacatcttcctaaatgatttatttcagccagcgtaattctcaacagagctgcgtcccaggagagtttctctcccggggctgacggagcagcttgacccggcggacacgtctgttctcgggctgtgagctgctgctgctccccgggggcggcggctcttctcatctccgaaaacatcgggtcaaatttcttaacaggcgttatttggataaactgagccccggttgcggatcttaaggttacctttatgcctgaaaaaatattaaaacttaataaagtgccatattaacagagctacagctgaaattaaaacagcttttggctctctgcttcctgttcagggtagggatgaaaacgaggggtagggggagaaatgggacaggcacctgggccaagtgccctagatctcaagtgccctaaaatctcccccttcttttttaggggttagggaagaaaagaagggcgagtattgagattgggccttgttctatagctgcaactatgactactgacgctaacacactagagtttacactacctagagatttaccaacaccagctagaggttcactaaacactaactataggctttactaaacagaaaggttttaaagggattgtgacatgaaaaacacatttttcttgattttttgtgttttgttgggtgtcttgacatcaattacacccaaaaaacaacgaacttttaacattcagtctattgtgtgctttctgggattttccgcataactatgcaaaaacggcgcatgtggtttggtggtgggccgttacgtaacgatccgctaaatcaccgccccctccacccagctccctgcctccgctcctctccagcgcaccataaaggctgatttatggttccgcgttacaccgacgcagagcctacagcgtagggttacgcggcgacgcgcaccatacgctgaaccctacggcgtaggctctgcgtcgatttaacgcggaaccataaatgaggcttaagtttagagcgtcttttgttctaatcaccggaggaaaactgctaagaagacccgcggccactgactggacttaagataaggggacagtgctgcttgcatgcctttatttttatgattgtttgctgtggttctccctgctgctttTTGTTGTATGTTATGTTTGAATCAGAGGTTTATGTAAAACATACAGAGTGgcaattattttgttaattgttttctttttaaaaaggaaaacaacaataCAAAGATACAAAAAAGTACATTCAAGTCACTTGATTATATTTCTGAATAACAAGTCAAACTCCACTCCCTGCTGATAAGAACATGTAAATCTATCTGCTGACGTCAGTAAAGTTAATAGGTGAAACTCAAAGTTCATTCTTGTGACTGAACGGAGCTGAGACGCCATTTCAGGTGGAGGTTATTAACTAAAAACCTGAAATAAAAGGACTTAAATCTGTGATTCAGAGGGACATTTAACTGGTGAGTCTACCGATTGAAGAATACTTCAAAGATTTGAAGAAATGGATGAAAAAACTCTTAAAGATTACCTGAGCTGCCAAGTTTGTTTAGAGACGTTGAAAGATCCGGTGTCTCTGAGCTGCAGCCACAACTTCTGTTCAAGCTGCCTGAAAGAGTTCtgggaacaaaataaaaacagaaactgtcccatctgtaaaagaaaatcttctaAAGAGGATCCTTTTGTGAACTTTTCACTGAAGGGACTTGCCGACTCTTTTGCTGgaacacagacaggtggatcgTCTGAGactgaaaaagaggaaaagaggctGGAGGAAGTTTGTAAGAAACACCCAGGAATACCTCAACTGTTCTGTAGAGACGAACAGAGAGCTGTGTGTTCTGTCTGTGAGTTTTCTCTGCACCAGAACCACAAAGTGGTTCCTGTAGAAGAAGCAGTCGgtgagctgaaggagctgctgaaatCTGACTTAAAGTCTCTGCAGGACAAGAGGAACAAATACAAACAAGTGGAGGAAACATATAAAGATGTGGTTCAACACTCGGAGAAGCAGCTGCTGTCCACAGAGAAGCAGATCAGAGCAGAGTTCAacaaactccagcagttcctgaaggaggaag is a window from the Cololabis saira isolate AMF1-May2022 chromosome 19, fColSai1.1, whole genome shotgun sequence genome containing:
- the LOC133419034 gene encoding nuclear factor 7, brain-like — encoded protein: MDEKTLKDFLSCHVCLETFKDPVSLSCSHNFCSSCLKEFWEQNKSRNCPICKRKSSKDPLVNFSLKGIADSLAGRQTGGSSETEKEEKREEEVCKKHPGTTPLFCRDEQRAVCPVCEFSLHQNHKVVPVEEAVGELKELLKSDLKSLQDKRNKYKQVEETYKDVVQHSEKQLLSTEKQIRAEFNKLQQFLKEEEESRLAALREEEEQKGRRISRERKRIQEQISSLSDSISAVEEELQKDNMSFLSRYKPTRDRAREQSSVSDPRLLSGTLVDEAKHLGNLAFRVWEKMGDQVHFSPLVLDPNTAGRSLYLSADLTSVRKGDTWQQLPDNPERNDKYASVFGSEGLTSGKHSWEVEVGDHPDWNVGLVKDSVDRKNKRHSSPEYGIWCLWHGDGKYANGVSEIVTVETSLRRIRVQLDYDGGTVSFYNAEDMTHICTHRDTFTEKLFPYFNVGKSGDAKTSEIRICQTRKR